The Papilio machaon chromosome 2, ilPapMach1.1, whole genome shotgun sequence genome segment cagaggaatcgcagatgcgtttccgacctttgagaaggtgatacgctcgcttaagtaggttttatatatattcatcCAGAACCAAcggcgatagcagcgcctctctcaccggttcagatatccttgtttacAACATTCATTAATAAGAAGAGTGAGCATCGTGAAAAAGACAATTATGAATTATGAGTAATAGAATCGCATAATAATTTTCCGGCAACTCCATTTTAGgaatgattaaattaaaaacattacttattttcaataaatatatttttaaatgacattacAATACTTAAACTTCATTACAATTATACtagtaaaatatgttatggTGAAAATTTTCTGACATTTCAACAGAAGACGTTGTATAGGTGACAGTATTATTTTTGGGAGCATAAATTCAATGAACAATTTCATTCCTAAAAGTAGTAACAATCTATATAGAAGTAAGAAGAaaacacaaacacacataATCATTAAATGTTTCTTAAATACATATCTCAGTATTTCTATATTGAAGTGATGACATCTTATAATTATCAAAGAACTCCCACTGCACTCATTGTCACGTTCCGTCTGAGCCGAGCGTGCAAGGGAGAGCGCGGAACAAAGCGACAGAAAGGAATGATCGGCTCGAGCATTCGGATTGTGACGCATCTATCtcttttataattgaatttaattcataaaagtatgctatttttcatttttcactAATGTACCTAGCTAATCTTTGGTTGaattacttacattttttgaaattCATGCAGACGTATTACAGTAAAATAGTTATCACAGTCATTAACAAAGTGCTTAAGACTTACTCGCAGctacaattaaattgttcatttaaatcaatttataatgaTAGAACTATACATATAAGGCAATTTCGTAAAAGCTTAATTTTGAAAAGCTatgacaattattttaatgagacAATCTGTTGAACATATAAcagtataattatatataattaaactaaaaataataacacacaAGTATAAAATTCCCTTTTCAACCTTCTATATCACAATGTTCTTTTTTGGCTTTTTAACACGTAATATTGCGCTTcggcaattttaaataaatatctcgTTTTCCTTCGAATTTTCCTAAATTGAGAATAAGCAACATTAACAAAACTAACTAAATGCCTACACATATCGCTTACGACGacagaaataaaactttgctATGATAGATCACATAATAGACACTCAGTTTCTTATATTTTACTCATTGACAACATATTGTCTATGACTATCTAGTCTATGTCTAGTTATGACAGATCACTTTATGCCAATTTGATAATACACAAAATcagtaacttttttaaaactgaTCTTGTGTTTCTTACacaagaatatttttactgGCATATACAACAGCCTTACAAAGAAACAAGTTTCATAATCCAAGATCACAGCATGTCACCCGAAATTTACATATCTACATACAGACAAgataatatgaatatatagTTCCTATTACTGATATATCAATGAGTAGTTGTAGagtaatataactttatatattttttatgaaatcttaTACTATGTgcaaataaagtaatatataaacggTTAAACACGTATTTGTCCAGAGAGGGCACCGATTAGTTTCAAGGCTATTGGAGGCCCTTCATTATGGTGattgggactggtattatttctcGGATGCGATCCGTTTCGCGTCTCGACACTCAAATTACATTagtgttttttatatgttagttTGTGatagtctcacaaaagtttaaataatatgtctAAGTATAGCAAGAATATAGTGTCATTTAATGACCTATGATAAGGCTGTAGAATTGTACTGTTTCAACcacttatttttaacaatacataacataatttgtttgtcttaccattggtttccgagactaaaatctctgtatgaaacatatcatcatccctgtcattatctttgacaaaacagagataacacaatgttttaaacaaggattttggtttcagaaacccacgaaaAGTTAATTTGCTTTCTTATATTTTAGCTAATgttgatgtaattttattaatctaacATATATACAAATGGCACAGGagaaacaatatattaaataacaagtgACTAATATATTCGATGTTTTtaacattcataaaaaaaaattgcaaataacgttttttttaaaacacctAGCAACCATTTTAATACCCTATATCCAAACAACACTTGTATTAAACTATTCAAAGAAGAAAaagtcttaaaaaataaaattttcatcaaatagatttataaattacctGTCTATCTTCACCTTAGACTCTGGGAAATATATTATCAACCTTCAGTAAATTTGGAAATTTACTCTAAATATGGATTGGTGTAAGCTCGATCAAGACTGCGGACTCGATGTCGCCGCTCTCTATAATCGTAAGGCATACTGAAGGGTTGATAAGAATTTAATTGTCAGCGGATCCGAGACACCCTCAGTTCCTTGTCCAGCTGCTGAAGCTGACGAAGGAATCCCTCATTCGGATGGATGTCACGTCGAGAGCGGACCAAAGCAAGTGCCTCAGTGAGAGACATGCCGCGCTTAATCATCAGAAAAGCAAGGGCACAAGTCGCCGAACGTGACACTCCCATTAAACAGTGTACCAGTACCTTACCtgcaataataaacaattacatattaataaatattaagattgAATGATAAAAGCATAATGAAGTGATAAAAGTAACTAACCACCTCTTGAAAGTCCttcatcaataaaatttgCAGCAATATGAAAGTATTTAGATATATCTGTTGTTGGAAGATCCATTAGCTGGAAGCCCTTGTAACGTAGTCCGGGACAATCACGATAATATAGGTGATCTGTATCAACTTGTGTGTAGCGTTTGCCCTCCGCTGTATTCAAAACATAGTTGATACccattctttttaaaaatgctttatCTTTAGCAGCAACTCtgagaaataaatacaaatatgtaataatacatattttacattaataaaattttaaaatgctaCTTTGAGATATAAAAAGCTTTCGTATTAAATACATTGCTATCGTTTCTTGATACATCAATTTGTGTAACTACCCTGCATAAAGCacaaaatattagaaatacttACGCATCACCTACATAGAGCCCAGGATAAACTTCATTGACATCTGGTGTTGATGTATAAGCAACATCAGTAAACACTCTTGATCGATAAGACGGAATTGAATTCAGCACCGATGATGGAGATGCTCCGTAACTCTGCGCATGAGatttatatgttaaacaaTTGTTCAAAAGTTGACCCATTGTAGTTACtacaatttgtattattttttgagaCAATATGTAGATGTAAAACTCAACTGCACAATATATATGACCAATAtcaatatcagatttattGTTTCTGGCCATAGAGTAGTGTTGcaagcattaaaaatatttcataaatttttaaacataatacagATATGTGGCCATAGATcaggtaaatttatttaattgatacaAATGCAAAATCAAATGTTATATAGTAGGTGCAAAAAGATtcatattgaattaattagaTGATGTTACAAGTAGCaagcaatattaaaatcatcaatttcattttcaaacaaacacaatgcatcaatattaataaaatactattatgatgaaaataaaatccacacaaaataaataaaatcacacagacatattacaaaaatgggTCACACACaagaataacaatttaatttcatgacTTTGCTTAGTAGCATAGAAGTTAGTCTTTGACAAGACATAATCCAATAAGATTCTACTACCAAGTTGCCTATCAGAATTTTGTTGCGGTTAAGTACACagtatattatacataatttttaagaaaatgacCAATGCAGTACAACATTGTCATAGGAACATCTATCAGTGCCAGATTCAATCTCGGAATTTTCATATCATagaaaattgaattgaatacaTGGGAGGTACATTTTTAGTGAAAATCTAAATTGCAACACAATATGTTTACAAGGGAGTAACAGAATCGACATCATAATAAATACCATTAATGTCCTTAAGTATCTTCCTACTCGTTGTTCATTTGCAGCACTGTAGGAATGTGTTCTCGGATAGAGTGAATACTGttgataatatgtaaaataaattcatttccAAGCATTTATGTTGTACATGCACAGCTAATATTTAACACATTCTATACcactacaatttattttcgtatatAAGTGAACTTACAGGTGAGCTAGTGGCTACAAATAGGTTAAAGTTGAtctatgtaaaacataacacCAGTCTATGTTTACTACAAATGGCTACTAGTTATGTCTTCTAATGTATGCAttgacaaaacattttaattgtgttCTTCACACATGAATGAGTAAATTAACAGTTTTCGTGTTtagcttattatttttttattgtaaaaaatttataaaaaaattatataggcCTAGGTAATGACCTTGATTTCCGAGTTCTATTAATAACAGTGCGTCGCATATTTTTATGAGAATAGCTTGCAAAtcaataaatgtaatgtttcTATAACAGAGAAGGCAATTAATAGATCTATGccagaattaataaaaataaaatattaatttttccttACCGTATCTCTATAACTCATGTTgccgtatttttattaatttgataatgtttGAGAAAGCGATCCAATCGTTGATCACTTTTTAGTGgcacaaaataaactattctGCAGAAGAACCTATATTACTCACTACTTccaataaatgaaattataagaGATTAGTCAGATCTTTATTCGTTTCGTTCTGTCAGGGCCATTACATGCCAAGCCGTGTTAGGTCACATCACAtcataaatacaattataaatcTATGTTGCTGTTTCGTTTTCTCATGTCTTATTCCAATGGAATAAGAATCAAAATGATCTCGATTAAGAAAGTGATGAGAATTTGAGAAAGAGAAGAAAAAGTATCCATGTCAAATGCCAATTCATTTGACTTACAAAATCAGTGTTGCCCGCTATTTATTGTCCGTTTTATGAATCGTTTCAATTTCCGAACGATGCTCtcatagaattaaaaagtaaaagtaaataagtgtCTAAAAGTTTGTGAAAATACACACGTATTcggaattttataaataaaataaagaaaggtaaataataatgttccattaattttatacttgaaCCAATTTTCGATACTTCATAGTTGTTAGTTTTGCGCTTACTTTGCCATTTTGATACCCATCCATTAAGTACGATATTTacatcaaacaaaataaattcgatACTTCATATGCGTTAGTCATCTAATCGTAGTAAaacgttgaaaataataacaaataagatTATAAGTACAATTTTTCACACGCGAGCCCTTATTCTCCAGGGTCTTTGGAGTTTTATGATTAAATCCATAGTATTctctacaaaaaatatatgtttgctGTTTTTGTggaaaagtgtaaaaatatggTCAAGTTCATGGTTTACAACTAATTGgcatcataaaaaaatcaaaatgtgaTTTATCGGTTTTTGTTTCAACTCTTATATATCAAAATCATTCTATCCATGATCatatttaacacaaattaaaaaatttaatcaagtatctcattgctattttttttttatcgaaggGGGCAAATGAGTAACCGCCTAATGTTAAATTCTGCTGGTTTCTGTATTTAACACTCATTGATTTACTACTAGCCGGCTAGTGGTAAATCAATGTTAACACTCTGaagttctgttttttttttagctaaaACCGAATAAACTAAATAGAGAGCCTCATTAGATATTTACACTATATTCTTTAACTTCAGGGCCACAATCAGGTaggaattttatattacaaattattacattacaaacTATTACAATGTAGTGCCATTTTCTAGATCAAGCTATAATATTGAGCTAATAaggttatgtaaataaattaaatttctaattttaagaatttaatgattttagaGTTAAGTATTTTGACTACATGTAATTTctaattagataaatattaatctataaataaggtctattcatttcatttttcttaGCTTTCTTATCTCTTGCTCTTGGGAACCATCTGTGTTCTGTTGTTAATGTGAGTGAAGACAATTGTTTTCTTGCCATTTCAGGTTTCATCTCTTTGAATACTCTTCTGACCTCACTGTAATCAGTCATCCTTAGAATGCCGTcatcttgtttattttcttctgGTAGCGGCTTAGAATATTCGTAAGGAAAATCTCTATCTTGATGTAAAGCTACAATCGTTGAACCATCATCGGTTATTACGATCTTATTATATAACCTAACGATTATATTTTTCGGACGTAAACTAAGTGATCTTAAAAAGTAAGTCATTTTACCCCCTGCCTTTAaatcaagtaataaaatattaaagtaaaaaaaaccagtATGGTAAGGTTAATTAAATCGGGTTTGTTTTTAGCAGAAAGGTTGAGCAAATTGACAATTGACAGTTTGACATTTACTTCTACTTTGTCTATGTAAGTATTTAgactaataaaaatgttgattttaaataaatttatacaccGAAGCTTGTTACAAGTATGATtgtattaagttataatattacaagtcATATCACTTTGCTGTAAGGAAAAAGGTACCACTTAATTTAAGATTTGAGGATATTTCCATCGcgtctaatttttatttcaatcagTGTCCCTTTTTATAATCTCTGATTAGAGGTCAAAATGACACTttgaatttgacattttacgCCAcccaaatgtaaaaaaaaacaaacaatcttTATTTCAAGAATTTTAGGAGGAAAAATGGATTTACCAGCTGCAATTTCCAATGCATCCGATAGTAATGAATACCCCGGTGCCACTCCTGCTTTTGATATGGCTCAAGATAGTAACAAAAGACGGAGGTTTGTAAATAATacggtttttttaattcatgtgTATATACTTGCtaaactattataatattttgtttgttgtgtCATTTCAGCTCTTCAAGATCAATTAAACGTAGGCGTTTTGATGATGAACTAGTAGAATATAGTTTGGGACTTCCAGGCGCTTCTTTAGGCAAAGGTGACAAAAGAATACGTACACAATCAAACACAAGTCAATTAGCGGAAGTTCCTGGTGTGTCAAATACAGCCGTAACTCCTGTGCAACCAGCTCAGGATCGCAGAAGGGCGTCAAGTAAAGTTACAGGAGGTGGTGGTGGCCTTATTGGTCGTAAATCTCGTCGTAAAGGGCAATTGAGTCAGTTGTCTACTAAAGATTTAGGACGATGGAAACCAACAGATGACTTGGCACTTATATTAGGAGTTCAACaggtacttattattttacaaatatatatttaatattcatcatctccctgaccTTTTCCCACTCATGTGGGGTCAACACACAAGGTTGAATTTGTGTCTTAAGTTTTTATAGCCGGCCtctcgccaaccctacttaggggggtaatatatataatattataaatgcaaaagtttgaaTGAAAGGATGGacagatagatggatgtttgatgaAAGGTATCTCCTAAGTGGCTtagcggatcttgatgaaatttggcacagatgtaaaacttagaatggaaaaacacatatttatttaatttcactgaACTAGCATTGGTACATTAACATTGTTGTTCCTTAATTTgcatcattatatttattttctatccaTTTCAGACAAATGACTTGCGCATTGTTCACCGCGGTGTGAAGTTTTCATGTCGTTTCACTGTGGGAGAGCTGCAATCACGGTGGTACGCACTGTTGTATAATGCAGAGATATCAAGAGTTGCTATAGCTGCAATGCGTAACTTGCATCCGGATCTTGTTGCCTCTGTGCAGCAGCAAGCCTTGTATTCCACAGCAGAGGAAGATTTACTTGGGACAATAGCtagtgtaaatattatttaaaatgttacttatttaaaacattaatttaataagtaagttTGCCACTTATTACtcaaaaatgaattattagaTAGAAATCATGGAGATACCATAATTATTGATTGTCTATTGATGTTTTAATGACAAAAAGAAGGTCGGATACTTTTTGGATTGTGagagatatttttaaagctaGAGTTTATAtctagttgtaaaaaaaattaacaatacatCTTGTAACAACACAATATACTTCAAATTTCTCTTGAATTTTTACCTTTGTTCCAGAACTCGCACCCTACATCTGAGAAGTTCCAAGAACTATTAGAACAAAATCCACATGTGTTCTATCCGTCTCGCACTGCAAAGTCTTTAATGGCTCACTGGCAACTTCTCAAGCAATACCAGCTGCTGCCTGACCAAACTGTGCAGCCGTTGCCTAAAagtaaacttttattatacttgaattatgttataaattgaacttggataagcgagaaacctttatTAGCGAGTCATTGTCCAGTCCCGACTGAAatcctccataagcgagaaactcgggttagtgacaaacctctataagtgagaaaaaaaacatggtcCCTGGGACTCGCTTATACATGTTtaactgttttttattattctttattagAATGACAATTAAAgacactttcaaaataaaaaaaaatgactaaatATTAACCTTTTAGGTTaacttatttgtaataaatctatagtCAGGATTTAGAAAGAGCCACATTTTTTACAGCCTTAAGTTTATTTCTCCTTTAGTTTTCAATATGAAtcttataactttaataatatgagtttatgtaaattatctatttattgCAGATCAAAACGACAATGTGGTAACATTTTCTGATGCAGAAGAAACTATCAATGATTCAGAATTGCAAGATTTTAAGGAAGATGGCATCGATGTTGAAATGCAATTAGCAGACAggtaaatataatgtataaagACAATggaagttaaaaattaactggTTTTGGACTCATTAGGGGCAGAATTCAGGTCGGTAATTCAAAAGGTTAAGGAATGTGAATTCTActgacgatgatgatgaccACGAAAATTAGTGTTTTTCATATTGCCAGAAGTCTAAATTTTCGTAAACCAAGCAATTTTCCATAGCATTTTTTGAAAGTCTACCTAAacaacattacaaaataaaattattctataagTAACTAATGGTCAACGTAACTTCGGTTCCTTTAGTGTTACGGATGTCCATGAACATCGTATcaactaattttaattgttccGTTTCTCTAGAAGTTGAATAAGAATgtaaagtggatttgacggaggggggacgcataggaagtcCAAATATCTTCTTTTTATGCATCCTCTCCGTCGATTGGGATCACATCTgcgaatttaggtggccgtttgctcgtttgcaatcttttcatataaaaaacattgttactgACAGAATAGAGAAGAAAGATATAAGGTTACTGGAAAACTCACTGTCCCGCTGGCAAGTGCTGGTGCAGTCGGTGGCCGGTGGCAATGTTGAGCTGGACAAGAACACGCTGGCGGTGCTCCGCGGCCGCCTCGTGCGATACCTCATGCGCTCCAGAGAAGTCAGTAACACAATCTTATTACTACAATACACTGAGCTATTGCGAATTCtcatatcaaattatattactacTAGAAAATAGGAATAGTTTTAATGAACATTGTGCTAATTAAGTATTGCTCTGTCTATCTATCTTTATTAACAATTCAAAATTCACAATCGtttggcaattttttttgagATATTGCATACTTAATGAAGTTCTATCTAAtctaataacattatatagCTTAAATAATCTTTCGCTTGTACTGTGACTTCGTCAACGCGGAAAAAAAGGTGAAAGTCCCGTAAAAATCTGTCCAGGCGTTtcgaaaattaacaaattatatgaaaaaataaaatcgatagttataaaaatattatcattacaaaaaaaattaacaaaatcacACAAATAATATCGTTTGgaggaaatataatttttttccgatattacatacaaacacttcaatttaattaattgtataaataaaacacgtcactatatatttgaaattgctTGGGTTgaaaactataattataaaagttgtttacattattatttatcaaaggGATCGGGAAATAACCGAACGTTACGTGTCAAACAAATTAGTAACAAGTATCTAATTTTGTACCGCTTCTGCGATGCGAATGTACTTggtttatataaattgaaacgTACCTTAGCATACTTtatgtatgaaaatttaattacattcaaaccttaataagcgagagttcaagggaagtttctcgcttatggagttCGTCAGTCGGGACttaatgactctcgcttatagaggtatcTCGTTTAGCCTGGCTCAACTTATTGCTGTCATTACTTTTCCCGTACATACTTTATAGCTTGCaaacagagctgggcattaactcgttaatccgttaatcgttaattaacgaagttaacattttgcttaacggattaacttttaagttaacttcaaaaagtgttaacgcttttgttaacttccgttaaactcaacttccgttaataaaagtccgttaatcgttaaattagaaacttggagacgtgctgtcattttgtttaaattacgcgccacgccacgctcgtaagttcagctatgttgggcgactgtcggcgactcgaatggtgaacgaacgagttgataattgatatatgtgaagttcgcgtgcaagtgtgatgcatcagagcgtccgggaaaggcgtgaccaacaggacaaaatcaaaagaaggtttgaaatagtatatttcattaagaGTATATtaaagcaagagtatgtaatagcccacattccgaacgctcttcgtccctgcaatacgccactctttgagcaactgtattaaaacacttttttactcgtgctttttctttagcttttccaaactcgtccGTTCTCTTTcgcaactgtcaaaataatgtctattaaaaagaaaaactaaccACGaaggttttacaaaaaaaaaacattgaagtttctatgattcatgcaaatatttctaaaaagaagctcctaatttgttgcaatatcagatttaatgatttgattcaatgaattaggttagttttcattttattttatctcattaaatttcattttcatttcatatcaataaaaaataatctactgaagacttggccgtttaggcatagttccctttgcctacccagaatgggtgaagaaaacaaaaaaaaatctctgtttgtattcttttacgattggcgccatttttcaaacattttagttagttgagtttattgtgtttttattattctattaaattgcttcattttttcgcaactgtattaaaaatagttgtttagtacacgtgcggaactgtcattacaacttgttccaactgtcaacctttgtcggaactctttgcaatgacaggctttccgcactcgtaatgaaatatactacgagtataatgcattcatacttgtctctaatactaatgtgttttagaatgtatagtcaaattactattttacgccacaagtgtgaaattagtatgtataatttagtatggttaactgttaacgattaactttaacttgcgttaaatattcgagaatttaacgctttaacgattaacgaagttaattttttaattaacgaattaacgattaacgaagttaacttttcgattaactgtgcccacctgtgcttGCAAATTATTCTTCAacacttatattaaaacattttcatcacTTACATTGTTTTTAGAGAAACAatgataacttaaaattatgcGATATATATagccacaggtgggcacagttaatcgaaaagttaacttcgttaatcgttaattcgttaattaaaatattaacttcgttaatcgttaaagcgttaaattctcgaatatttaacgcaagttaaagttaatcgttaacagttaaccataccaaattatacatactaatttcacacttactgtggcgacacttgtttaaaatagtaatttgacagtacattctataacacattagtattagagacaagtatgaatgcattatagtatatttcattacaagtgcggaaagcctgtcattgcaaagagttccgacaaaagtctacccgagcc includes the following:
- the LOC106714423 gene encoding dual specificity phosphatase 29 isoform X3, encoding MSYRDTSYGASPSSVLNSIPSYRSRVFTDVAYTSTPDVNEVYPGLYVGDAVAAKDKAFLKRMGINYVLNTAEGKRYTQVDTDHLYYRDCPGLRYKGFQLMDLPTTDISKYFHIAANFIDEGLSRGGKVLVHCLMGVSRSATCALAFLMIKRGMSLTEALALVRSRRDIHPNEGFLRQLQQLDKELRVSRIR
- the LOC106716844 gene encoding microspherule protein 1 — protein: MDLPAAISNASDSNEYPGATPAFDMAQDSNKRRSSSRSIKRRRFDDELVEYSLGLPGASLGKGDKRIRTQSNTSQLAEVPGVSNTAVTPVQPAQDRRRASSKVTGGGGGLIGRKSRRKGQLSQLSTKDLGRWKPTDDLALILGVQQTNDLRIVHRGVKFSCRFTVGELQSRWYALLYNAEISRVAIAAMRNLHPDLVASVQQQALYSTAEEDLLGTIASNSHPTSEKFQELLEQNPHVFYPSRTAKSLMAHWQLLKQYQLLPDQTVQPLPKNQNDNVVTFSDAEETINDSELQDFKEDGIDVEMQLADRIEKKDIRLLENSLSRWQVLVQSVAGGNVELDKNTLAVLRGRLVRYLMRSREIAVGRSTRDHTIDVDLTLEGPAAKVSRKQATIRLRNSGDFFMSSEGKRPIFVDGRPVLQGNKVKLNHNSVIEIAGLRFVFLVNQDLISAIRQEAVKVNIPV
- the LOC106714423 gene encoding dual specificity protein phosphatase 3 isoform X1 — encoded protein: MSYRDTYSLYPRTHSYSAANEQRVGRYLRTLMSYGASPSSVLNSIPSYRSRVFTDVAYTSTPDVNEVYPGLYVGDAVAAKDKAFLKRMGINYVLNTAEGKRYTQVDTDHLYYRDCPGLRYKGFQLMDLPTTDISKYFHIAANFIDEGLSRGGKVLVHCLMGVSRSATCALAFLMIKRGMSLTEALALVRSRRDIHPNEGFLRQLQQLDKELRVSRIR
- the LOC106714423 gene encoding dual specificity protein phosphatase 13 isoform X2, which encodes MSYRDTYSLYPRTHSYSAANEQRVGRYLRTLMSYGASPSSVLNSIPSYRSRVFTDVAYTSTPDVNEVYPGLYVGDAVAAKDKAFLKRMGINYVLNTAEGKRYTQVDTDHLYYRDCPGLRYKGFQLMDLPTTDISKYFHIAANFIDEGLSRGKVLVHCLMGVSRSATCALAFLMIKRGMSLTEALALVRSRRDIHPNEGFLRQLQQLDKELRVSRIR